DNA sequence from the Tissierella sp. MB52-C2 genome:
TTAAATTTTTGCTCTGATTGAAGATATCCTGTCATTACACCTATAACTCCACTAAATAAAATCATGGGTAAACCTATTCTAGTTAATTTAACAGCTAAATCAAACTGTTCATCTTCAAAGCCAGAAGCTAATAATTTCACTAACATCGGAGTGCCTAATAAAGCTACTACTGTTAAGATTAAAGATACAAAAAATATAATATTAATCATATTATTTGTATGCTCTATCTTACCTTTTTTCCCCTCTTTAGATTCAACTTCTGAAATAACAGGAATGAATGTTGTATTTATAGCATTTTGTAAAAATCCCCCTATAAGTGCAGAAGCGGATAAAGCAATAAAAAAGGTATCTGTTTCCATACCAGAACCAAACTTTGCTGCTATAAGAACTTCTCGAATAAACCCTAGGAATTTACTTCCTAGGGAAAATATTATTATTATTAATGCAGATTTTGCTGTTTTATTTGATTTATTCATACTTATACTCCTACTTATTTATACTATGGTCTTTTTTATAAATTGTACCCTAACTCTTCCTTAATTTTTGTAGTAGATATTTCAGGAGTTCTAGATAAATATATTACTTCACAATGATCTTTTAAAAAATCAAATTTTCCTTCCCAATCATCACCTATAACGAAAGTATCTACTTTAAATTCTACGATATCGTCTACTTTTTGGTCCCATGAGTTTTCTGGTATAACCAAATCAACATATCTTATTGACTCAACAAGTTTTTTTCTTTCTTCGTATGAAAAATAACACTTCTTACCTTTTATTTCATTAAATTCATTTGTAGATATAGCTACCATTAAGTAATCTCCTAATTCTTTTGCTCGTTTTAATAAGTTTATATGCCCATAATGTAATAAATCAAAAGTTCCATAAGTAATTATTTTCTTCATTGCCTCCACCTCTATTCAGATTAAAATTTCCAATTAAATTACATTCCTAAGAACTCAATAATTCTTTTAGTACTATTACCATCTTTATATTTATTAGCTAAATCATTTATAGCCTTTCTTTCAGTATAGAACTTGTCTCTGTTTTCTTTTATGCCAGTTATAAATATAATTAGTTCTTCTAAGTTAGTAATTTTGTCTCCTGGCATAATCTCTAAAGGACTGTCTACGACAAACCCACGCTTGTCTCTATAACAATCAAAATCATCTATTGTGAATCCTATAGGTTTCATAGTTAATAAAAAATCAAAATATACAGATGAATAATCAGTTAATAATGCATCCACTTCAGTAAATAATTGATAAAACTCTATTTTATTTTGCTGTAAATCATGATTCTTAATAATTTTAATATTACTATGTATACCATGAAATATTTCTAAATCTAATTGAAATGGATGTGGCTTAATAATCAGCAAAATATTAGCATTCAAAAGGTAATCATTTAATAATCCAATATTGTCTAAATCTAATATTGGGAATTCCTTGTTAGATTCATTATTTTTTTCACCATTTATACTCTCTCTCCAAGTAGGTACCCATAAAATAATCTTAGAATATTCCCCTTTCATTATATTAATACTATCTAAAGTATTTTCTTCTTTAAATATAATATCATTTCTTGGATAACCTAGCACTATACATTGTTCTTCATTTGCTCCAAAAGATTTCTTAACAATTTCTTTAAAAAAATCTGAAACACACAGAATAAAATCAAAAGAATCTTCATATTTCCATAACTTATTAAATCTAGATTTGCTAGCTAAATATCCAATATTCTTTAGTGGAGAACCATGCATTGTATCCACAATAATCTGGTCTCTGGCAGACTTGAAAATCTTAATCCCATCACCCCTATAAGAATAGAATATATATTTAGACCTCATTTGTTTCCACAGTGCAAATATTGGGTTTTTTATAAAAATAATATTGCTATAAGATTCATTAACTGTGTCAGTATAATAATAAATGTTGTATCTTTTACCATTATCATTATGGGCTAAATAATCTGAAATAGCCCATACATTATCTTTTTTAAATTTTTTATCAAATATAAAAATATATTCTTTGTTTTTGGGAATTACATAATTGAAAAATGTTAATATGTAATATTGAAATCTCATAAAAATAAACCTACAAATTTTAGAAATCATTTTCAATACTCCTTCTTTTAAAGTTAATCCTATCTCTATTATTAAGATATCTAATAATTGGTTATAATTATTTTTACAACTTTATATATACATTTATTTCAATTATTTTTATAAAATTTAGCTTTATATTGATAACTCAAATAAAAGTATTCTTAGATTATCTTTCCTAGAAGACAAATTCAAAATAAATTAATTATATTTTTAAACAATTCATATTATTAAATCCAAATTTAAAGATATTATAGACCTCCTATCTATTCTCTCCTATAATAATTCTACTAATATAGGTTTCTATCCCTATAATATTATTGGAGAATAAATATAAGTTTAAAAATATTTGAAGATATTAATTTATATTTAAATGCTTTTATAAAATAAAGTATAAGGTATATATGCTTTTTGTCCAATATTTATAGTATAAAAAAACATAAAAATACATAACAAATAAAATAAAAATTTAAGTATAATTCTAATCTGTTTATATTTAAATAAATTTATAATATCTGGTAAAAGAATTAATGAATATATTGTTCCATATAAAGATAATCTATGTCCCATAGTACCTTGTTTATAAAAAGTTAGGTAAACACATAAACCAATAAAATAACTATTAAAATACATATTACTTGCATTTGATTTACTAGTAATTTGGTTTTTAAATATAATTGAAACTATCCCTATAAACACCAAGAGTATTATAGCTTTGGTACCTGCCTGTGAACTTGCTAAATCTGTATAAACTGCATATTTGGGAACAAACTTGAGAATTAATTGATTTAATATATTGCTAAATAATGGTGCTAACATTAAAATCAAGAAATAAGCACTTTTTTTAAAATTTATATTTTTAAAAAAATAAAATGGTAGTGCAATAATAGCAGATTTATGAAATAAACTTGCTATTATAACCATCAAAATATATCTTATGAGTTTCTTATTTTCTATATATTTAAAACCATAAAATGTTATTGCAATAGCAGTATAATTTCTAATTACACTTAATGAATTTAAAAAGAATAAAGGAAAAGTAACAAATAAAAAAAAGCTAATCCAGTAATCTTTACTGTATCTTTTTATGGTTGACATTATTAAACATATAGATATTATTGAATTAATTATAAAATAAATTTGTGGGATGTTAAAATTTCTTGCTAGATTTATTAAAAATATCGTCAAATATTCTTGATTTAACATTATATTTGTAATTCTTCCAAATGCTATAGTTTCATAATATGCCATGTAATCCCAACCAACGTCATATCTTAGAGAAGATAAAAGGATTAATAATAATATAGCAAAATTTAAAGAAATACTAAACTTTCGCCGAATAAGGCTAATGTTATTATCTGGTTTATTTATAATTATACTGTTTACTCTTAGTTGATTAATTT
Encoded proteins:
- the tagD gene encoding glycerol-3-phosphate cytidylyltransferase — encoded protein: MKKIITYGTFDLLHYGHINLLKRAKELGDYLMVAISTNEFNEIKGKKCYFSYEERKKLVESIRYVDLVIPENSWDQKVDDIVEFKVDTFVIGDDWEGKFDFLKDHCEVIYLSRTPEISTTKIKEELGYNL
- a CDS encoding EpsG family protein; protein product: MTVYIIFIIILILLMSTYEINQLRVNSIIINKPDNNISLIRRKFSISLNFAILLLILLSSLRYDVGWDYMAYYETIAFGRITNIMLNQEYLTIFLINLARNFNIPQIYFIINSIISICLIMSTIKRYSKDYWISFFLFVTFPLFFLNSLSVIRNYTAIAITFYGFKYIENKKLIRYILMVIIASLFHKSAIIALPFYFFKNINFKKSAYFLILMLAPLFSNILNQLILKFVPKYAVYTDLASSQAGTKAIILLVFIGIVSIIFKNQITSKSNASNMYFNSYFIGLCVYLTFYKQGTMGHRLSLYGTIYSLILLPDIINLFKYKQIRIILKFLFYLLCIFMFFYTINIGQKAYIPYTLFYKSI
- a CDS encoding CDP-glycerol glycerophosphotransferase family protein produces the protein MISKICRFIFMRFQYYILTFFNYVIPKNKEYIFIFDKKFKKDNVWAISDYLAHNDNGKRYNIYYYTDTVNESYSNIIFIKNPIFALWKQMRSKYIFYSYRGDGIKIFKSARDQIIVDTMHGSPLKNIGYLASKSRFNKLWKYEDSFDFILCVSDFFKEIVKKSFGANEEQCIVLGYPRNDIIFKEENTLDSINIMKGEYSKIILWVPTWRESINGEKNNESNKEFPILDLDNIGLLNDYLLNANILLIIKPHPFQLDLEIFHGIHSNIKIIKNHDLQQNKIEFYQLFTEVDALLTDYSSVYFDFLLTMKPIGFTIDDFDCYRDKRGFVVDSPLEIMPGDKITNLEELIIFITGIKENRDKFYTERKAINDLANKYKDGNSTKRIIEFLGM